The genomic DNA TGTGGATGCAATCCGTCGCACCGCGCCGCATTTGCTCGATGCACTGTGCCTCAGTAAGTGCCGCCGAAACAAAAATAAACGGTATGTCAGGAGCCGACTGTTGGGCTATTTCGAAGGCGGCCCCTTCACCAAACTCAGGCATGGAGAATTCAGCCAGGATAAGATCCACCTGTCCATCGTTCAGAGCTGCGCTAAAGGCGCGGCGAGTTTCTACGCGTCGTACCGCGCAAGAAAGGCCCCCATCGGCCAACAACGCCTCGATGTGATCAGTATCGTGCGAGTCAGTCTCTAGATGTAGCACTCTCAACGGAGTCTTCATAGCAGGGTCATTGGGTGGAACGGCGGCTTTCAGGCGGAGGCTCATTGATGACGCCCCAGAACGTTCCCAACTCCTTGACTGCAGACAAAAATTTGTGAAACTCGACGGGCTTGACGACGTACGCATTGGCTCCCAAAGCATAGCTGTCGGCCAGGTCACGCTCTTCCCGCGATGAGGTCAGCATCACGACCGGAATCGGACGCAGATTGACGTCCGCCTTGATGGTACGCAAAACCTCCAGGCCATTTACCTTTGGCATTTTCAAATCGAGAAACACCACGGCAGGGTTCCCTCTCAGCCGCGACTTGAATTGTCCGCGACAATACAAATAATCCAACACTTCGGCGCCGTCATGGCACAGAACGACTTTGTCGGAAATATGCTCTGCCTCCATTGCAGCCAATGCCAGCTCGGCGTCTCGAGGGTTATCCTCGGCGAGGAGGATCGGTTTGGCCACGGTCATGAGTCACGCCTCCTTGCCGGGAGCAGTACGTAGAACGTCGCTCCCTTATCCGGCACACCTTCGGCCCAGGTCCGTCCCCCGTGGCGATGAACGATCCGACGAACGTTGGCGAGGCCGATACCGGTTCCTTCGAACTCATCGGCCCTGTGCAGTCTCTGGAACACTCCAAACAGCTTG from Nitrospira sp. includes the following:
- a CDS encoding Two-component transcriptional response regulator, LuxR family, coding for MTVAKPILLAEDNPRDAELALAAMEAEHISDKVVLCHDGAEVLDYLYCRGQFKSRLRGNPAVVFLDLKMPKVNGLEVLRTIKADVNLRPIPVVMLTSSREERDLADSYALGANAYVVKPVEFHKFLSAVKELGTFWGVINEPPPESRRSTQ